The following are from one region of the Bradyrhizobium sediminis genome:
- a CDS encoding helix-turn-helix domain-containing protein gives MNAHTATARTEKAQPVHIGDHLREWRQRRHLSQLDLAGDAEISARHLSFVETGRATPSREMVLKLAERLEVPLRERNVLLVAAGYAPAFPQRSLDDPALKSARAAIDLVLKAHEPNPALAYDRHWNLVSANRMVAPLLQGIPQRLLGQPLNILRLAFHPEALAPRTVNLAEWSSHLLERLHRQCEATADLELLKLYSELKAYPMPARPAPLSSDNVAIPFKLRLDGDVLSFISTTMIFGTPVDITLSELALETFFPADELTAERMRKLAADLR, from the coding sequence ATGAACGCACACACCGCCACGGCCCGCACCGAGAAGGCCCAGCCCGTCCATATCGGCGATCACCTGCGCGAATGGCGGCAGCGCCGTCATCTCAGCCAGCTCGATCTCGCCGGCGACGCCGAGATTTCCGCGCGGCATTTGAGTTTTGTCGAGACCGGCCGCGCGACGCCGTCGCGCGAGATGGTGCTGAAGCTCGCCGAACGGCTGGAGGTTCCCTTGCGCGAACGCAATGTGCTCTTGGTGGCCGCGGGCTATGCGCCGGCGTTTCCGCAGCGCTCGCTCGACGATCCCGCGCTGAAGTCGGCGCGGGCGGCGATCGATCTGGTGCTGAAGGCGCATGAGCCCAATCCGGCGCTGGCCTATGACCGGCACTGGAACCTGGTCTCGGCCAACCGCATGGTCGCGCCGCTGCTGCAAGGCATTCCGCAGCGGCTGCTCGGCCAGCCCCTCAACATCCTGCGGCTCGCCTTTCATCCCGAAGCACTGGCGCCGCGCACCGTCAACCTCGCCGAATGGTCCAGCCATCTCTTGGAGCGGCTGCACCGCCAGTGCGAGGCCACCGCCGATCTCGAACTGCTGAAACTCTATTCGGAGCTGAAGGCCTATCCGATGCCGGCGCGCCCGGCGCCGCTGTCGTCGGACAATGTCGCGATCCCCTTCAAGCTGCGGCTTGACGGCGACGTGCTGAGCTTCATCTCCACCACCATGATCTTCGGCACGCCGGTCGACATCACGCTGTCGGAACTGGCGCTGGAGACGTTCTTCCCCGCCGACGAACTGACCGCCGAGCGGATGCGGAAGCTGGCGGCAGACTTGAGGTAG
- a CDS encoding helix-turn-helix transcriptional regulator, producing MDSRAQSIGLRPHPAGDLLRGWRNRRAMSQADLAFEANISIKHLSHVETGKAAASREILLQLAAALGLSLRDRNALLEAGGFARQYGERDLSAPEVADAKRAIDLLLRRHEPFPAIVTDRQWNVLQVNRAAARLMTLLLGPERMTRPLNHMRMFLAPDELRPFVENWPDVAAALMVRARHEAMAAPLDLALQSTWRELTRLPDVTTPQLNESEAPGPLCEVRLRKGDVSIGLIGAVLTLGTPQDVTLQELRVEMFMPADAASEAALVAFAAQDA from the coding sequence ATGGATTCACGCGCGCAAAGCATCGGCTTGCGGCCGCATCCGGCCGGCGATCTCCTGCGCGGCTGGCGCAATCGCCGCGCCATGAGCCAGGCCGACCTCGCCTTCGAGGCCAACATCTCGATCAAGCATCTGAGCCATGTCGAGACCGGCAAGGCCGCCGCCAGCCGCGAGATCCTGCTGCAACTGGCCGCAGCCCTCGGGTTGTCGCTGCGCGACCGCAACGCGCTGCTGGAAGCCGGCGGTTTCGCCAGGCAATATGGCGAGCGCGACCTGTCCGCACCCGAAGTCGCCGACGCCAAGCGCGCCATCGATCTGTTGCTGCGGCGGCACGAGCCGTTTCCGGCCATCGTCACCGACCGGCAGTGGAACGTGCTGCAGGTCAACCGCGCCGCGGCGCGGCTGATGACGCTGCTGCTTGGACCGGAGCGCATGACGCGCCCGCTCAATCACATGCGGATGTTCCTGGCCCCGGACGAGTTGCGCCCATTCGTGGAGAACTGGCCTGATGTCGCGGCGGCGCTGATGGTGCGCGCGCGGCATGAGGCGATGGCGGCGCCGCTGGATCTGGCGCTGCAATCGACCTGGCGCGAACTGACGAGACTGCCTGATGTCACCACGCCGCAGCTCAATGAGAGCGAGGCGCCGGGGCCGTTATGCGAGGTGCGTCTGCGCAAGGGCGACGTCAGCATCGGGCTGATCGGCGCGGTGCTGACCTTGGGCACGCCGCAGGACGTCACGCTGCAGGAATTGCGGGTGGAGATGTTCATGCCGGCGGATGCGGCGTCGGAGGCCGCGCTGGTCGCCTTCGCCGCTCAGGACGCCTGA
- a CDS encoding thioesterase family protein gives MTAIFTREGNLFRATELAGGLWSPDMLQGSATTALMVREVERLAVASGFAVRRLTFDLWRPAGLRAYRVETGMLRDGRKAKTIQVRLLDGETEIGRCTALLTAQGSESPADPFSKVTGADAAPETGTPPPAFAQKWSRYFQNVSVRLIEGALEKPGPAAAWMRLDVAMVEGEANTPLVQAVQAADFSSGVGQIVDMREWTFINPEISLYFFRPPEGEWILIRSRTRAGANGAGLTMATLSDRQGPFAEVLQAMTFERREAQAQAS, from the coding sequence ATGACCGCCATTTTCACCAGGGAAGGCAACCTGTTTCGCGCCACCGAGCTTGCCGGCGGGCTATGGTCGCCGGATATGCTGCAGGGCAGCGCCACCACTGCACTGATGGTGCGCGAGGTCGAGCGGCTGGCGGTCGCTTCCGGCTTTGCGGTGCGCCGCCTCACCTTCGATCTGTGGCGGCCCGCCGGACTGCGCGCCTATCGCGTCGAGACCGGGATGCTGCGCGACGGCCGCAAGGCCAAGACCATCCAGGTGCGGCTGTTGGACGGCGAGACCGAGATCGGCCGCTGCACCGCGCTATTGACCGCGCAAGGCAGCGAATCCCCCGCCGATCCCTTCTCGAAGGTCACCGGCGCCGATGCCGCGCCTGAAACCGGCACGCCGCCGCCGGCCTTCGCACAGAAATGGAGCCGCTATTTCCAGAACGTGTCGGTGCGGCTGATCGAGGGCGCGCTGGAAAAGCCGGGACCGGCCGCGGCCTGGATGCGGCTCGACGTTGCCATGGTGGAAGGCGAAGCCAACACGCCGCTCGTACAGGCCGTGCAGGCGGCGGATTTCTCCAGCGGCGTCGGCCAGATCGTCGACATGCGGGAATGGACCTTCATCAACCCCGAGATCAGCCTGTATTTCTTTCGCCCGCCCGAGGGCGAATGGATCCTGATCCGCTCGCGTACCCGCGCCGGCGCCAACGGCGCCGGGCTGACCATGGCGACCTTGAGCGACCGGCAGGGCCCGTTCGCCGAAGTGCTGCAGGCGATGACGTTCGAGCGGCGGGAAGCGCAGGCTCAGGCGTCCTGA
- a CDS encoding DsbA family oxidoreductase — translation MSTLKPLPIDVVSDVVCPWCYIGKRRIENALALTPDVPVEINWRPFFLNAWVPREGISRDEYLTAKFGSVEAYNGIAGRVVAAASEEGLTYRPELVKRQPNTIDCHRLIYWADAQGKSAEMKQRLMELYFRDGGDLTDVDVLVQAAADVGLDAGDVRKRLATDEDVDLISAQAKDASDKGISGVPTFVFAQKYAVSGAQPAEQLARAIRQVSAEVNAQAAE, via the coding sequence ATGAGCACCCTGAAACCGCTTCCGATCGACGTCGTCTCCGACGTGGTGTGCCCGTGGTGCTATATCGGCAAGCGCCGCATCGAGAACGCGCTGGCGCTGACGCCGGACGTGCCGGTCGAGATCAACTGGCGGCCGTTCTTCCTCAATGCCTGGGTGCCGCGCGAGGGCATCAGCCGCGACGAATATCTCACCGCGAAATTCGGTTCGGTCGAGGCCTACAATGGCATCGCCGGCCGCGTCGTCGCCGCAGCGAGCGAAGAGGGCCTCACCTACCGGCCGGAACTGGTCAAGCGCCAGCCCAACACCATTGACTGCCACCGGCTGATCTACTGGGCCGATGCGCAAGGCAAATCCGCCGAGATGAAGCAGCGGCTGATGGAGTTGTATTTCCGCGACGGCGGCGATCTCACCGACGTCGATGTGCTGGTGCAGGCGGCGGCCGATGTTGGCCTCGATGCCGGGGACGTGCGCAAGCGCCTGGCGACCGACGAAGACGTCGACCTGATCTCGGCGCAGGCCAAGGACGCCTCCGACAAGGGCATCTCCGGCGTGCCGACGTTCGTGTTTGCGCAGAAATATGCGGTGTCGGGCGCGCAGCCGGCCGAGCAGCTTGCCCGCGCCATCCGTCAGGTGTCGGCGGAAGTGAACGCGCAGGCGGCGGAGTAG
- a CDS encoding JmjC domain-containing protein yields the protein MTTVTAFAPVLTAENHALKRDFPLKPFAIRHRLAGHPLLNLPRIAQLASELPRDLIEYNSGKVAISQDPDAIPSVDLDPVAVVERIETAGAWMVLKRVENAPEYRKLLEDTLLSVARARGFNSLLDAGFEQVEGFIFVSSPNSTTPFHLDSEDNFFVQIHGEKFFTIYDNNDRAIVSDEAIERSMTKHRNLKYDERFASRGIEFHMFAGDGCYVPYQWPHWVRTAGSHSISMAITWKTCEVRRVNDLHFFNSMLRGIGLPQQPPGHQPVRDALKLAFYRTVIAAIKPLRGSLAMRRVLRRIALGKRANYYLKGA from the coding sequence ATGACCACTGTCACCGCCTTTGCGCCGGTGCTGACCGCGGAAAATCACGCGCTGAAGCGCGACTTTCCGCTGAAGCCGTTCGCGATCCGTCACCGCCTCGCCGGCCACCCGCTGTTGAACCTGCCGCGCATCGCGCAGCTGGCTTCGGAATTGCCGCGCGACCTGATCGAATACAATTCAGGCAAGGTCGCGATCAGCCAGGACCCGGATGCGATTCCATCGGTCGATCTCGATCCCGTGGCAGTCGTGGAGCGCATCGAGACCGCCGGCGCCTGGATGGTGCTCAAGCGCGTGGAGAACGCGCCGGAATATCGCAAGCTGCTGGAAGACACGCTGTTGTCGGTGGCGCGGGCGCGCGGTTTCAACAGCCTGCTCGACGCCGGCTTCGAACAGGTCGAGGGCTTCATCTTCGTATCCTCGCCGAATTCGACCACCCCGTTCCATCTCGACAGCGAGGACAATTTCTTCGTCCAGATCCACGGCGAGAAATTCTTCACGATTTACGACAACAACGACCGCGCCATCGTCTCCGACGAGGCGATCGAGCGCTCGATGACCAAGCACCGCAACCTGAAGTATGACGAGCGCTTTGCGTCGCGCGGCATCGAATTCCACATGTTCGCGGGCGACGGCTGCTATGTGCCTTATCAGTGGCCGCACTGGGTACGCACCGCCGGCAGCCATTCGATCTCGATGGCGATCACCTGGAAGACCTGCGAGGTGCGTCGCGTCAACGATTTGCACTTCTTCAATTCGATGCTGCGCGGCATTGGCCTGCCACAACAGCCGCCGGGCCACCAGCCGGTACGCGATGCGCTCAAGCTTGCCTTCTATCGCACCGTGATCGCCGCGATCAAACCGCTGCGCGGCTCGCTCGCGATGCGCCGCGTACTGCGGAGGATCGCGCTCGGCAAGCGGGCGAATTACTATCTGAAGGGAGCGTGA
- a CDS encoding GNAT family N-acetyltransferase codes for MVEIADTVLVRGSSVIAGKRPPPEAASRPDGLAPLTAVAASQWRALAERANEPNGYYLPDWELAVNASARGRTGVAALAAWSQPAAAKDGAARLIGLLPAISMWRAWKIPLPVLVSADPYGTLGTPPLDRDMAEDAAAGLMMQARKAGAHALILRDMSLDGAAMKAFREVLRQGGMRPRLLQSHLRACLDATRDADECLHDALGPKKLKELRRQRNRLAEHGEVRFEVASTPQAVASAVEIFLQLEASGWKGQRGTALLQHDGDAGFVRRATAALAEFRQCEIVTLLSGDTPVAAAVVLRHQDRAFYFKLGVDEHYAKFSPGVQLTLDLTRHLCADPAIRLVDSTAGADHPMINPIWRGRLAIGDVLIPLRPHDPVVPLVRAALKLRQLIREPLRRAAHLIRKRQEKPS; via the coding sequence GTGGTCGAGATAGCTGATACAGTGCTGGTGCGCGGCAGTTCGGTAATCGCCGGGAAGCGGCCGCCGCCGGAAGCGGCTTCGCGTCCCGACGGTCTCGCGCCGCTTACGGCCGTGGCCGCGAGCCAGTGGCGCGCACTTGCCGAACGCGCCAACGAGCCGAACGGCTATTACCTCCCCGACTGGGAATTGGCGGTGAACGCCTCCGCGCGCGGCCGTACCGGCGTCGCGGCGCTGGCCGCGTGGAGCCAACCTGCGGCGGCAAAAGACGGCGCGGCGCGGCTGATCGGGCTCCTGCCCGCGATTTCAATGTGGCGCGCCTGGAAGATCCCGCTGCCGGTTCTGGTAAGCGCCGATCCCTACGGCACGCTTGGCACCCCGCCGCTCGATCGCGACATGGCCGAGGACGCCGCCGCCGGGCTGATGATGCAGGCACGGAAAGCTGGCGCCCATGCGCTGATCCTGCGCGACATGTCGCTCGACGGCGCGGCCATGAAGGCATTCAGGGAAGTGCTGCGGCAGGGCGGCATGCGTCCGCGTCTGCTGCAATCCCACCTCCGCGCCTGTCTCGACGCCACGCGCGATGCCGATGAATGCCTGCACGATGCGCTGGGGCCGAAGAAGCTGAAGGAACTGCGCCGCCAGCGCAACCGCCTCGCCGAGCACGGCGAGGTCCGCTTCGAGGTCGCGAGCACGCCGCAAGCGGTCGCCTCCGCGGTCGAGATCTTCCTGCAGCTGGAAGCCTCCGGCTGGAAAGGCCAGCGCGGCACCGCGCTGCTGCAGCATGACGGCGATGCCGGCTTTGTCCGCCGCGCCACCGCCGCACTCGCCGAATTCCGCCAATGCGAGATCGTGACGCTGTTGTCAGGCGATACGCCGGTCGCGGCCGCGGTCGTGCTGCGGCATCAGGACCGCGCGTTCTACTTCAAGCTCGGCGTCGATGAGCATTATGCGAAATTCTCACCCGGCGTGCAGCTGACGCTCGATCTGACGCGGCATCTCTGTGCCGATCCAGCGATCAGGCTGGTCGACTCCACCGCCGGTGCCGATCATCCGATGATCAATCCGATCTGGCGCGGGCGCCTCGCCATCGGCGACGTGCTGATTCCGCTGCGGCCGCACGATCCCGTGGTGCCGCTGGTCCGCGCCGCTTTGAAGCTTCGCCAGCTGATCCGCGAGCCGCTGCGCCGCGCCGCTCATTTGATCCGGAAACGCCAGGAGAAACCGTCATGA